A window of Rhinatrema bivittatum chromosome 2, aRhiBiv1.1, whole genome shotgun sequence contains these coding sequences:
- the PRR15 gene encoding proline-rich protein 15, whose protein sequence is MAESAAEKSSNQAWWKALTVRKKPKEAPAAAAAAGTGPGQDTEHAAAPARSFPGAGTASSRENQHPNSLSDFGGGEPGGGGEPRHERGGFTDKSCRRNLKISRSGRFKEKRKLRAALPENPKFFEGNTANANEERQ, encoded by the coding sequence ATGGCGGAGAGCGCGGCGGAAAAGAGTAGTAATCAGGCTTGGTGGAAAGCTCTGACCGTGCGCAAGAAACCCAAGGAGGCaccagcagcagcggcggcggcgggaacGGGACCGGGACAGGACACTGAGCACGCGGCGGCCCCAGCCAGATCCTTCCCCGGGGCGGGAACTGCGAGCTCTCGCGAGAACCAGCATCCCAACTCCTTGAGTGACTTCGGCGGAGGCGAGCCTGGCGGCGGGGGCGAGCCCCGGCACGAGCGCGGCGGCTTCACAGACAAGAGCTGCCGCAGGAACCTCAAGATCTCGCGCTCGGGCCGCTTCAAGGAGAAGAGGAAGCTGCGAGCGGCCTTGCCCGAGAACCCCAAATTCTTTGAAGGAAATACAGCCAATGCAAACGAAGAAAGACAATGA